One stretch of Chitinophaga pendula DNA includes these proteins:
- a CDS encoding MvdC/MvdD family ATP grasp protein: MILCITHSQDYYTIDGVQQHLHKLGYATHRLNTDEFPLRYHFRYTVGINGQRPGCELTIDDTVIATADIEAVWYRKLWSFQVPPGLDTDYSGIYRQEYHTYLHIFFRALSHVPWINKMYTDHAIAENKLQQLQVAQTCGLSIPATVMTNDGESVKKFYSQQQEQVAMKLHGALSRSMSGQAPFFPTTRLESHTLPLLHSLSYCPMIFQAYIEKAYELRIAYIAGECFAGKIDASGSTGEHDWRISGGGAIWQHYQLPPDIADKLHQCMQALDLSFGAIDMIRQPDGQYVFLEVNPQGEWGMLQKYLDYPISETIAEKLVNKIKNGYTKSPDHHPHGR; the protein is encoded by the coding sequence ATGATACTCTGCATCACTCACTCTCAAGACTATTACACAATAGACGGTGTGCAACAACACCTGCACAAACTGGGCTATGCCACACACCGCCTCAATACCGACGAATTCCCACTCCGGTACCACTTCAGGTATACCGTTGGGATCAATGGCCAACGTCCAGGATGCGAACTGACCATCGACGATACCGTCATCGCCACCGCCGATATCGAAGCCGTATGGTATCGCAAACTATGGAGCTTCCAGGTACCTCCCGGACTGGATACCGACTACAGCGGCATCTATCGCCAGGAATATCACACCTACCTGCATATCTTCTTCCGGGCACTCTCCCACGTACCCTGGATCAATAAAATGTATACCGATCACGCCATCGCAGAAAATAAACTACAACAGCTACAGGTAGCACAAACCTGCGGGCTCAGTATCCCTGCTACTGTCATGACCAATGATGGAGAAAGCGTAAAAAAATTTTATTCCCAACAACAGGAACAAGTGGCCATGAAACTACATGGCGCCCTGTCCCGCAGCATGAGCGGTCAGGCACCATTCTTTCCCACCACCCGGCTGGAATCACATACCTTGCCACTCCTGCACAGCCTCTCCTACTGCCCGATGATATTCCAGGCCTATATCGAAAAAGCCTACGAACTACGCATCGCCTACATAGCAGGAGAATGTTTCGCCGGTAAAATAGATGCCAGCGGAAGCACCGGAGAACACGACTGGCGCATTTCCGGCGGTGGCGCCATCTGGCAGCATTACCAGCTGCCCCCGGATATTGCAGACAAACTGCATCAATGCATGCAAGCCCTCGACCTCTCCTTCGGCGCCATCGACATGATCCGCCAACCAGATGGACAATACGTCTTCCTCGAAGTCAATCCTCAAGGAGAATGGGGCATGCTGCAAAAATATTTGGATTACCCTATCAGCGAAACAATAGCAGAAAAACTGGTTAATAAGATAAAAAATGGCTACACAAAAAGTCCTGATCATCACCCACACGGGCGATAA
- a CDS encoding MvdC/MvdD family ATP grasp protein → MATQKVLIITHTGDNISINTVSDQIAALGGEAIRFNVDTYPLSVRLSTTFVNNQHLVHLHTADGQYRLDDVSAVWFRRGYNIGKGLDTVLDKEFLSAAKGEVQRTLFGMLEGLDAFHLERSSVYRRLDSKEEQLRLAVKAGLQIPPTCISNDAQVVADFINTLQTPVIAKMQSSFAIYREGVEHVVFTNEITSQNLQQLDSIQYCPMVFQQKIAKQLELRITIVGNKIFAFSIDSSKLENSKVDWRKEGVALINDWQPYTLPDTLQQQLLTFMQYTGLNYGAIDVILSPEGEYFFLEVNAAGEYFWLDMLCDNAISAQIAAVLLGKTARR, encoded by the coding sequence ATGGCTACACAAAAAGTCCTGATCATCACCCACACGGGCGATAATATTTCCATCAACACCGTCAGCGATCAAATCGCAGCACTGGGTGGCGAAGCCATCCGCTTCAACGTAGACACCTACCCGCTGTCCGTACGCCTGAGCACCACCTTCGTCAATAATCAACACCTGGTACACCTACACACCGCCGATGGCCAATACCGCCTCGACGATGTCTCCGCCGTATGGTTCCGCAGAGGCTACAACATCGGCAAAGGCCTCGATACCGTATTGGACAAAGAGTTCCTCAGCGCCGCCAAAGGCGAAGTACAACGCACCCTCTTCGGCATGCTGGAAGGCCTCGATGCCTTCCACCTCGAACGTAGCAGCGTTTACCGCCGCCTCGATAGCAAAGAAGAACAACTACGCCTAGCCGTCAAAGCCGGCCTGCAAATACCTCCCACCTGCATCAGCAACGATGCACAGGTAGTCGCCGACTTCATCAACACCCTCCAGACACCCGTGATCGCCAAAATGCAAAGCTCCTTCGCCATCTACCGCGAAGGCGTAGAACATGTCGTGTTCACCAACGAAATCACCTCGCAAAACCTACAACAACTCGATAGCATACAGTACTGCCCCATGGTCTTCCAGCAGAAAATAGCCAAACAGCTCGAACTGCGTATCACCATCGTCGGCAATAAAATATTTGCTTTCAGCATCGACTCCTCAAAACTGGAAAATTCTAAAGTAGACTGGCGCAAAGAAGGCGTAGCACTGATCAACGACTGGCAACCGTACACCCTGCCGGATACCCTCCAGCAACAGCTGCTCACCTTCATGCAATATACAGGATTGAACTATGGGGCTATCGACGTCATCCTCTCCCCCGAAGGTGAATACTTCTTCCTCGAAGTAAACGCAGCAGGAGAATATTTCTGGCTCGATATGTTATGTGACAATGCGATATCCGCACAAATTGCTGCCGTACTGCTCGGGAAGACAGCACGACGCTAA
- a CDS encoding DUF418 domain-containing protein, with protein MLQPRFFSPSADGGNGHAQANPLAQSERVSIIDAIRGIALLGILLMNIPFMALPYQLDFNISLRNELSGPNYYTWWVVNGLFEGTMRGLFSLLFGAGTILLLRRLEKKQMPDLLTPADIYYRRMIWLLLFGLIDAFLFIWVGDILYSYALCGLFLYPCRNMKPKHLLWLALFMCLLSTIRQSYTRYQSIDMKKEGMYAQQLESKHIKLTDEQKEQKEKWEKYQRNHHPDTLRKAADKQVAKVLKANYFKLIAITAEENVHQQTLTFYLVLIWDVLAFFFLGMALFKWGVLTGERSLSFYWGITIVGYVIGLSVNYYLLSSMLAAKFDGVAVAERMPVDLYQLKRVFMTFGHLGAIMLLYKYKLAKRFLSLMASVGQMAFTNYLLQGIIGGIIFNGYGFGWYGQLERYQVYYVAGAIWLFEIILSRLWLRYFLFGPFEWAWRSLTYWKVQPFRRSIL; from the coding sequence ATGCTACAGCCACGTTTCTTCTCTCCATCCGCCGATGGCGGTAACGGCCACGCGCAAGCGAACCCCTTAGCCCAATCTGAAAGAGTCAGTATTATCGATGCCATCCGTGGTATTGCCCTGTTGGGTATCCTGCTGATGAACATTCCTTTTATGGCCTTGCCGTATCAGCTGGATTTCAATATCAGCTTACGTAATGAATTATCGGGGCCTAATTATTATACCTGGTGGGTCGTCAACGGATTATTTGAAGGCACCATGCGGGGCCTGTTCTCCCTGTTGTTTGGCGCTGGTACTATCCTGTTGCTACGGCGACTGGAAAAGAAGCAGATGCCGGACTTGCTGACGCCGGCGGATATCTATTACCGCCGTATGATCTGGCTGCTCCTATTCGGCCTGATAGATGCTTTTCTGTTCATCTGGGTGGGTGACATCCTTTATTCCTATGCACTCTGCGGATTGTTCCTTTATCCCTGCCGTAATATGAAGCCTAAACACCTGTTGTGGCTGGCGTTGTTCATGTGTCTGTTGTCTACTATCAGACAGTCGTACACCCGCTACCAGAGTATCGATATGAAAAAGGAAGGGATGTATGCGCAGCAGCTGGAAAGTAAACATATCAAGCTGACCGACGAACAGAAGGAGCAGAAGGAGAAGTGGGAGAAATACCAGCGTAATCATCATCCTGACACGTTGCGGAAAGCGGCGGATAAGCAGGTGGCAAAGGTATTGAAAGCGAACTATTTCAAACTGATCGCCATTACGGCGGAGGAGAATGTACATCAGCAGACGCTGACCTTCTACCTGGTGCTGATATGGGATGTGCTGGCTTTCTTTTTCCTGGGTATGGCTTTATTCAAGTGGGGGGTACTGACGGGTGAACGTTCGCTATCCTTTTACTGGGGTATTACTATTGTGGGATATGTGATCGGGCTGAGTGTCAACTACTACCTGCTGAGCAGTATGCTGGCGGCTAAGTTTGACGGAGTGGCTGTTGCGGAGCGGATGCCGGTAGACCTGTACCAGTTGAAGCGGGTGTTTATGACTTTCGGGCATCTCGGCGCGATCATGTTGTTGTACAAGTACAAGCTGGCGAAGCGATTCCTGTCGCTGATGGCCAGTGTAGGGCAGATGGCCTTTACGAACTACCTGTTACAGGGTATTATCGGGGGCATTATCTTCAACGGATATGGCTTCGGGTGGTATGGACAGCTGGAACGTTACCAGGTGTATTATGTAGCCGGTGCGATCTGGCTGTTCGAGATCATTCTCAGCAGGCTATGGCTGCGTTATTTCCTGTTCGGTCCTTTTGAGTGGGCGTGGCGCAGTTTGACTTACTGGAAGGTGCAGCCTTTCAGGAGGAGTATCTTATAA
- a CDS encoding DUF3820 family protein, translating to MMEAAQPDPEILRQLVVMKMPFGKYKDTVLCDLPVSYLEWFQREGFPKGKLGMLLETIYVIKVNGLTGLLTPLRQK from the coding sequence ATGATGGAAGCTGCACAACCCGACCCGGAAATACTTCGACAATTGGTAGTGATGAAAATGCCGTTCGGCAAATATAAGGATACAGTGCTTTGTGATCTGCCGGTATCTTACCTGGAATGGTTTCAGCGGGAAGGCTTTCCTAAGGGGAAGCTGGGCATGTTGCTAGAGACGATCTATGTGATCAAGGTCAATGGATTGACCGGGTTGCTGACACCACTCCGGCAAAAATAA
- a CDS encoding chondroitinase-B domain-containing protein — protein sequence MNQNQYLLRASRLTGHLRTCLVLLCLCFTIHGHLMAATINVSSLSALQSAINNANPGDVIVLANGVYTASTDITINKQGTASQPITITAQSILGAEIKGTAGFSIVSPAKYIIIKGFKFTHNASQATMASGTSFCRWTRNLFQTPGAGENLLLNGNDHEVDYNTFQHKNAMGRFIAIRGSGSQIAQRLYIHHNYFYDHNKQTENGAESVQFGLSGLSLSSSNSIMEYNLFEECEGENEMVSIKTSAVTFRYNTVRNCPAHVTLRHGNKNDVYGNYFLNTPGVRIFGDDHKIYSNHFENCTPAINIGNGDGEVANGAPLTSHDRPDRVLIAFNTLVNNPQNIIMQGRTNGLGATAITIANNIIQGGGAAASLSGSISSPVWSGNLLYNTNGAGSMPSSGYTTANPLLARDATGTFHLQAGSPAIDNATGSYPSVTTDMDGQARTAPLDKGADEVSGAAVTARILTPDMVGPTAGDDPNPPGCQPVSASGDDGNVAANVLDNDLNTRWSASGDGQWIQFCLGDPASVSGVQIAFYNGNSRTSRFDILTGDDGQNWNTAASNLVSSGSSNSLESFTFSARTAKYVRIVGHGNSVNAWNSYTEVKLTTGTAAARVAPVQREAALNVYPNPFNEQATVTFQLDNAAQTILSVHDMNGKVVKVLVNGMLNKGTHHVKTIGTGIPSGMYILRLQSGTTILTKKLQRL from the coding sequence ATGAATCAGAATCAATACCTGCTTCGCGCAAGCAGGCTGACAGGTCATCTCCGTACCTGCCTGGTCTTGCTATGTCTGTGTTTTACCATTCATGGCCACCTGATGGCTGCTACTATCAATGTCAGCTCTTTATCGGCTTTACAATCTGCCATTAACAATGCGAATCCCGGCGACGTCATCGTGCTGGCCAACGGCGTCTATACTGCCAGTACGGATATTACGATCAACAAGCAGGGTACTGCTTCGCAGCCGATTACTATAACGGCGCAGAGCATACTGGGTGCGGAGATCAAAGGGACTGCAGGGTTTAGCATCGTCAGCCCGGCGAAGTACATTATCATCAAAGGGTTCAAATTCACCCACAATGCATCCCAGGCTACGATGGCCAGTGGTACCAGTTTCTGCCGCTGGACCCGCAACCTTTTCCAGACACCTGGTGCAGGCGAGAACCTGCTTCTCAATGGTAATGATCATGAGGTGGACTACAATACTTTCCAGCACAAAAATGCGATGGGTCGTTTCATTGCCATCAGGGGTTCCGGTAGCCAGATCGCGCAACGGTTGTATATACATCACAACTATTTCTACGATCATAATAAGCAAACCGAAAACGGTGCAGAATCCGTACAGTTCGGACTAAGCGGTTTAAGCCTTTCTTCGAGCAACAGCATCATGGAGTATAACCTCTTTGAAGAGTGTGAAGGCGAGAACGAGATGGTATCTATCAAGACATCTGCGGTGACCTTCCGGTATAATACCGTACGTAACTGTCCGGCTCACGTTACTTTACGGCATGGTAACAAGAACGATGTATACGGTAACTACTTCCTGAACACGCCGGGGGTCCGTATTTTCGGCGATGATCACAAGATCTACAGCAATCATTTCGAAAACTGTACGCCAGCTATCAACATCGGGAACGGCGATGGAGAAGTAGCGAACGGCGCGCCGCTCACCTCGCATGATCGTCCTGACAGGGTACTGATTGCTTTCAACACGCTGGTAAATAATCCACAGAACATCATTATGCAGGGACGTACCAATGGGCTGGGAGCTACTGCTATTACTATTGCCAACAATATCATACAAGGCGGAGGTGCTGCCGCCAGCCTGTCGGGATCTATCAGTAGCCCGGTATGGTCCGGCAATCTCCTTTACAATACTAACGGGGCCGGTTCTATGCCATCATCGGGTTATACGACAGCGAATCCTTTGCTGGCTAGGGATGCTACCGGTACTTTCCATCTGCAGGCAGGAAGCCCGGCTATTGACAATGCTACCGGTTCTTATCCATCGGTGACTACCGATATGGATGGACAAGCCCGTACGGCGCCGTTGGACAAAGGTGCGGACGAAGTATCCGGAGCGGCTGTAACGGCCCGTATCCTGACGCCGGATATGGTAGGACCTACTGCCGGAGACGACCCAAATCCTCCGGGCTGCCAGCCGGTATCTGCCAGTGGTGATGACGGCAATGTGGCTGCCAATGTACTGGACAATGACCTCAACACCCGTTGGTCTGCCAGTGGCGACGGCCAGTGGATACAGTTCTGCCTAGGTGATCCTGCTTCCGTATCTGGTGTACAGATCGCCTTTTACAACGGCAACTCCCGTACTTCCCGTTTCGACATCCTCACCGGCGATGACGGACAGAATTGGAATACTGCCGCTTCCAACCTGGTGAGCAGCGGTAGCTCCAACAGCCTGGAGTCATTTACTTTCTCTGCCCGTACGGCCAAGTATGTACGCATTGTAGGGCATGGTAACAGTGTGAACGCCTGGAACAGCTATACCGAGGTGAAGCTTACCACCGGTACGGCTGCGGCCCGTGTTGCACCTGTACAAAGGGAAGCCGCACTCAATGTGTATCCTAATCCGTTCAACGAGCAGGCCACGGTCACTTTCCAGCTGGATAATGCTGCACAGACGATCTTGTCCGTACATGATATGAATGGTAAAGTGGTGAAGGTGCTTGTCAACGGGATGTTGAACAAGGGCACACATCATGTAAAGACCATCGGTACCGGTATTCCTTCGGGTATGTATATCCTGCGGCTGCAATCGGGGACTACTATACTGACGAAGAAGTTACAGAGACTATAG
- a CDS encoding DUF1697 domain-containing protein gives MTRYIAFLRGINVSGQKLIRMEHLRTVFTDMKFRHVQTYIQSGNVIFDATTATTPEALQQKIEKQLLQTYGFEVTTIVRTLSQIQEIVANNPFAAQMGEEHTMLYVAILPVIPDTTLVNTLVALSTPLDTYHVRDREVYVFCRKNIGKNLFSTMLIEKKLKLPATVRNWATMNKLLTYPSPEQ, from the coding sequence ATGACCAGGTATATTGCATTTCTCAGAGGTATTAACGTGAGCGGACAAAAGCTGATCCGCATGGAGCATCTCCGGACTGTCTTCACAGACATGAAATTCCGGCATGTACAGACCTATATACAAAGCGGCAACGTCATCTTCGATGCTACTACTGCCACGACACCGGAAGCGCTGCAGCAAAAGATAGAAAAGCAACTGCTGCAAACCTATGGTTTCGAAGTGACCACCATTGTCAGAACGCTTTCACAAATACAGGAGATTGTAGCTAATAACCCATTTGCTGCTCAGATGGGAGAGGAGCATACCATGCTCTATGTCGCTATATTACCTGTTATTCCGGATACGACCCTGGTCAATACCCTGGTTGCATTAAGTACGCCATTGGATACCTACCATGTCCGTGACAGGGAGGTATATGTCTTCTGCCGTAAGAACATCGGCAAAAACCTGTTCTCCACTATGCTGATAGAAAAGAAGCTAAAGCTACCTGCTACCGTACGTAACTGGGCTACTATGAATAAACTGCTGACTTATCCGTCGCCAGAGCAATAA
- a CDS encoding serine hydrolase domain-containing protein, with the protein MKKIVLVLLLHLVYCTSFSQLRTSFLKDSFDNYVNEALKKWQVPGAAICVIQQGKIVVMKTYGVREMNKPERVDENTLFMIGSNTKAFTSTALATLQEEKKLQLDDHVQQWLPDFRLRRVHLVRFL; encoded by the coding sequence ATGAAAAAAATTGTTCTCGTACTGCTGCTACACCTGGTTTATTGTACCTCTTTCTCACAGCTGCGTACTTCCTTTCTGAAAGATAGCTTCGACAATTATGTGAATGAAGCTCTTAAGAAATGGCAGGTCCCGGGCGCTGCCATTTGTGTTATACAGCAGGGAAAGATCGTGGTGATGAAAACCTATGGTGTACGGGAGATGAACAAACCGGAACGGGTAGATGAAAACACCCTGTTTATGATAGGATCGAATACGAAGGCATTTACGAGTACAGCCCTGGCTACGCTGCAGGAGGAAAAGAAGCTACAGCTGGATGATCATGTACAGCAATGGCTGCCGGATTTCCGGCTTCGTAGAGTTCACCTCGTACGATTTCTATAA
- a CDS encoding alpha/beta fold hydrolase, which produces MQKVTHLLALLLFCALSAHSQQLDSIPYAYGKLYYHIYGKGTPVILLSGGPGNACQQQATVAEALGKKYLAILLEQRGTGLSIPTPLDSTTINLKAAEDDITLLMDHLKIKKSVIYGHSWGAMLALSYATKHPERVKALVLACPGYYTLSTTLLTRHVNNLRVRMSVSDLALFDALEKKISTGKANAADSTLYARTSRLGYIYDKSRIDTLFAQINTGKPNLVTQGLIVKDLGRVGYDLSKTLPKYKGRIDVISGAQDALAFYTYEFKVIQPSMRLHWIERSGHFPMFEQPVAFLQELDNVLQTH; this is translated from the coding sequence ATGCAAAAAGTTACCCACCTGCTCGCGCTTTTATTGTTCTGCGCTTTGTCTGCCCATTCGCAGCAACTCGACTCCATCCCTTACGCGTACGGAAAACTCTACTACCACATTTACGGGAAGGGCACGCCCGTGATCCTGCTTTCCGGCGGCCCCGGCAACGCCTGCCAGCAACAAGCCACCGTTGCCGAAGCATTAGGCAAAAAGTACCTGGCCATCCTGTTGGAACAGCGAGGCACAGGATTATCCATTCCCACGCCGCTGGATTCCACCACGATCAACCTGAAAGCCGCAGAAGATGACATCACCCTCCTGATGGATCATTTAAAGATCAAAAAGAGTGTGATCTACGGGCATTCCTGGGGAGCCATGCTGGCCCTGAGTTATGCCACCAAACATCCGGAACGGGTGAAAGCGCTCGTGCTGGCATGCCCGGGATACTACACATTATCCACAACATTGCTGACCCGGCATGTCAACAACTTACGGGTGCGCATGAGCGTGTCCGACCTGGCACTGTTCGATGCTTTGGAAAAAAAGATCAGCACCGGAAAAGCCAATGCGGCCGATTCTACCTTGTATGCCCGCACCAGCCGGTTAGGCTACATTTATGACAAAAGCCGCATAGATACCTTGTTCGCACAGATCAACACTGGCAAACCCAACTTGGTAACACAGGGGCTGATCGTAAAAGACCTGGGCCGGGTAGGCTACGACCTGAGCAAGACCCTGCCAAAGTATAAAGGCCGCATCGACGTCATCTCCGGTGCACAGGATGCCCTGGCCTTCTATACTTATGAGTTTAAAGTGATACAACCGTCCATGCGCCTGCACTGGATAGAACGCTCTGGCCACTTCCCCATGTTCGAACAACCGGTGGCTTTCCTGCAGGAACTGGACAACGTCCTGCAAACACACTGA
- a CDS encoding M13 family metallopeptidase has translation MKWNLLPVLGAASITLMLSCNQQGEHKTASPDMLAANLDTTVAPGDDFFSYANGGWIKKNPIPDEYSSWGIGQLVQEELYTRLLTINEHAVKDPKDPVAKKIAAFWKSGMDSATQQRDGMKPLTEDLSAIDAATTLPQIIDLMGRNYVQNSVFFGAYIGQDSKNSEQMAYHLYQGGLGLPDRDYYFNTDARTRKIREAYPGHIARMLQFAGLDTAAATKAATDIIKLETKLAQVSRKLEALRDPEANYNKMSVDGLSKLSATINWATFLQQQGVSKIDSVIVGQPEFFTALNKVLTSESIATLKLYMKWNLISANANVLGDTIALESFRFYGQLLRGSKVRQPRWKRVLNAEEGVMGEALGQLFVKEYFNEKAKQRYIKLVDAIREALKNRITKLTWMGDSTREKALHKLSTMTAKVGYPDKWKDFSSMDIKEQSYYANMKEANRWWHQYEVNKLGKPVDRTEWEMTPQTYNAYYNPSNNEIVLPAGIFTVPGKRDEELDDALVYGYAGASTIGHEITHGFDDSGRQFDAQGNLKSWWTKQDEQRFNDRAAVMVKQFDGYRVVDSLHINGKATLGENIADLGGILLGWDAFVLTEQYKKNENISGLNPGQRYFLGYALGWLSHTRDESLAQRVMTDVHSPAKFRVNGPFSDVDAFYQVWGIKPGQPMYIADSARVRIW, from the coding sequence ATGAAATGGAACCTACTACCTGTATTGGGTGCCGCCAGCATCACCCTGATGCTGTCATGCAACCAGCAAGGAGAGCACAAAACAGCATCGCCTGATATGCTGGCCGCTAATCTGGACACTACAGTCGCCCCGGGCGATGACTTCTTCAGCTATGCCAATGGTGGCTGGATCAAAAAGAATCCTATCCCCGACGAATACAGCAGCTGGGGTATCGGACAGCTTGTGCAGGAAGAGCTCTATACCCGTCTGCTCACTATCAACGAGCATGCGGTGAAGGATCCGAAAGATCCTGTTGCTAAAAAGATCGCTGCTTTCTGGAAGAGCGGGATGGACTCTGCCACCCAGCAACGCGACGGTATGAAACCGCTCACGGAAGATCTGAGTGCGATAGATGCAGCTACCACGCTCCCGCAGATCATAGATCTGATGGGCCGTAACTACGTGCAGAACTCCGTATTCTTCGGTGCTTACATCGGTCAGGATAGCAAGAACAGCGAACAAATGGCCTATCATCTGTATCAGGGAGGTCTCGGTCTGCCCGATCGCGATTATTATTTCAATACCGACGCCCGCACGCGTAAAATAAGAGAGGCATACCCGGGGCATATCGCCCGCATGTTGCAGTTTGCCGGCCTGGATACCGCTGCTGCTACCAAAGCCGCTACCGATATCATCAAGCTGGAAACCAAACTAGCCCAGGTGAGCCGCAAACTGGAAGCGCTTCGCGATCCTGAAGCCAACTACAACAAAATGTCCGTGGACGGTCTTTCCAAATTGTCTGCAACCATCAATTGGGCTACCTTCCTGCAGCAACAGGGGGTCTCTAAAATAGACAGTGTTATCGTAGGGCAACCGGAGTTTTTTACGGCGCTTAATAAAGTGCTGACATCCGAAAGTATCGCTACGCTGAAACTATATATGAAATGGAACCTTATCAGTGCCAATGCCAACGTGCTGGGAGATACGATCGCTCTCGAAAGTTTCCGTTTCTATGGACAGCTGCTAAGAGGTAGTAAAGTACGCCAGCCGCGCTGGAAACGGGTGCTCAATGCTGAAGAAGGGGTAATGGGAGAAGCGCTCGGACAGTTGTTCGTGAAAGAATACTTCAATGAAAAAGCCAAACAGCGCTATATCAAACTGGTGGATGCAATCCGAGAGGCACTTAAAAACCGCATCACGAAACTAACCTGGATGGGTGATAGCACAAGGGAAAAGGCATTGCATAAGCTCTCTACCATGACAGCTAAAGTAGGATATCCTGACAAATGGAAAGACTTCTCTTCCATGGACATCAAAGAGCAGTCCTACTATGCTAATATGAAAGAAGCTAACCGCTGGTGGCATCAGTACGAGGTGAACAAACTGGGTAAACCGGTAGATCGCACCGAGTGGGAAATGACACCGCAGACTTACAATGCCTATTATAATCCCAGCAATAACGAGATCGTACTTCCGGCAGGTATCTTTACCGTACCTGGCAAACGTGATGAAGAACTCGATGATGCACTGGTATACGGTTATGCCGGCGCTTCTACGATCGGCCACGAGATCACGCATGGATTTGACGACAGCGGCCGCCAGTTTGATGCTCAGGGTAACCTGAAAAGCTGGTGGACCAAACAAGACGAACAACGTTTCAACGACAGGGCGGCTGTCATGGTTAAACAGTTCGATGGCTACCGCGTGGTAGATAGCCTGCACATCAATGGAAAGGCTACCCTGGGAGAGAATATTGCCGACCTGGGTGGTATCCTGCTCGGTTGGGATGCCTTTGTCCTCACCGAACAATATAAAAAGAACGAAAATATCTCCGGCCTCAATCCGGGGCAGCGTTACTTCCTGGGTTATGCCCTGGGATGGCTGAGCCATACCCGCGACGAGTCGCTGGCGCAGCGTGTAATGACCGACGTACACTCTCCTGCTAAATTCCGGGTAAACGGTCCCTTCTCTGATGTAGATGCTTTCTACCAAGTATGGGGTATCAAACCGGGACAGCCGATGTATATCGCGGACAGTGCCCGTGTACGCATCTGGTAA
- the dinB gene encoding DNA polymerase IV — protein sequence MTNEAAPHTTLRKIIHIDMDAFYASVEQRDFPEYRGKAIAVGGSPEGRGGVVATASYEARKFGVRSAMPSKRALQLCPELIFVRPRFAIYKEVSTHVRSIFARYTDLIEPLSLDEAFLDVTQDKRNVRSAIVIAQEIKQAIKEELHLTASAGVSVSKFVAKIASDMNKPDGLTFIGPAEIEAFMERLPVEKFFGVGKVTADKMKRMHLFTGADLKKLTEDELIRHFGKVGRFYYKIVRGQDDREVQPHRETKSLGAEDTFPYDLTTVAEMNAELDKIAKLVYDRLQRYQLKGRTITLKIKYSDFRQITRNQSFPYAVGDLDTIADTAKQLLLKTDPTDVKVRLLGISLSNFGDAPRKPQDVYQLELF from the coding sequence ATGACCAACGAAGCAGCGCCACATACGACCCTCAGGAAGATTATACATATCGACATGGATGCATTTTATGCCTCTGTGGAGCAACGGGATTTTCCCGAGTACCGCGGTAAAGCTATCGCGGTAGGCGGTTCGCCGGAAGGGCGGGGTGGCGTAGTGGCAACAGCCAGTTATGAAGCGCGCAAGTTCGGCGTACGTTCTGCCATGCCTTCCAAACGCGCATTGCAGTTATGTCCGGAACTGATATTTGTACGGCCCCGATTTGCCATCTACAAAGAAGTATCCACACATGTCCGGTCCATCTTCGCCCGCTATACCGACCTGATAGAACCACTGTCATTAGACGAAGCATTCCTGGATGTAACACAGGACAAACGGAATGTGCGCTCCGCCATCGTGATCGCTCAGGAGATCAAACAAGCTATTAAAGAGGAACTGCACCTCACCGCCAGTGCAGGCGTATCAGTGAGTAAGTTCGTCGCCAAGATAGCCTCCGATATGAACAAGCCGGACGGATTAACGTTTATAGGACCTGCAGAGATCGAAGCCTTTATGGAACGGCTGCCGGTAGAGAAGTTTTTCGGCGTCGGCAAAGTAACGGCCGATAAAATGAAACGTATGCACCTGTTCACCGGCGCTGACCTGAAAAAACTAACGGAAGATGAACTGATCCGCCATTTCGGGAAGGTAGGCCGGTTCTATTACAAGATCGTACGTGGACAGGACGACCGGGAAGTACAACCCCACCGGGAAACTAAATCGCTTGGTGCAGAAGATACCTTCCCCTATGACCTGACAACAGTAGCGGAAATGAATGCGGAATTGGATAAAATTGCCAAGCTGGTCTACGACCGGTTGCAGCGATACCAGCTGAAAGGACGGACGATCACCTTAAAGATCAAGTACAGTGATTTCCGGCAGATCACGAGAAACCAATCTTTCCCCTATGCAGTAGGCGACCTCGATACAATTGCAGATACCGCCAAACAATTGTTATTGAAAACAGACCCCACAGACGTGAAAGTCCGGTTGCTGGGTATTTCACTCTCCAATTTCGGCGACGCCCCCCGTAAGCCACAGGATGTTTACCAGCTCGAGTTGTTCTGA